One stretch of Cystobacter fuscus DSM 2262 DNA includes these proteins:
- a CDS encoding tetratricopeptide repeat protein: MRRSLLLLALVLAPGCSRDGATDHLQRARDSIYEKRPDEALVEYRKALDALRLDDSPQAPVLKARALKGAADVYWLELRKVKEAVSVYKELITQCPESPEAQESRVVLAELLRVHFRDPRGAIDQLTAALARNPPQGAELHYQVAKLYFELQDYSQCVLESRKLVERFATSAFVDDALFLQAQALHMRSVQGTPSTADVQRFRQEASLAYAALLTRFGDSELAPHAMFEAGKLKAEAGENEKAIEMWVQALKSHPDPAMVQDAIARARRRLAATTPENIGSRVSAFAKVPARPARTSVEAVGGSAAEAARDHD; this comes from the coding sequence GTGCGGCGTTCCCTTCTCCTCCTGGCCCTCGTGCTCGCCCCGGGTTGCTCCCGGGATGGCGCCACCGATCACCTGCAGCGCGCCCGCGACTCCATCTACGAGAAGCGTCCCGACGAGGCGCTCGTGGAGTACCGCAAGGCGCTGGACGCGCTGCGGCTGGATGACTCCCCGCAGGCGCCGGTGCTCAAGGCGCGCGCGCTCAAGGGCGCCGCGGACGTGTACTGGCTGGAGCTGCGCAAGGTGAAGGAGGCGGTGAGCGTCTACAAGGAGCTCATCACCCAGTGCCCCGAGTCCCCCGAGGCCCAGGAGTCCCGGGTGGTGCTCGCCGAGCTGCTGCGGGTGCACTTCCGCGACCCCCGCGGCGCGATTGATCAGCTCACCGCCGCGCTCGCGCGCAATCCGCCCCAGGGCGCCGAGCTGCACTACCAGGTGGCCAAGCTGTACTTCGAGCTGCAGGACTACAGCCAGTGCGTGCTGGAGTCGCGCAAGCTCGTCGAGCGCTTCGCCACCAGCGCCTTCGTGGACGACGCGCTCTTCCTGCAGGCCCAGGCGCTGCACATGCGGTCGGTCCAGGGCACTCCGAGCACCGCCGACGTGCAGCGCTTCCGGCAGGAAGCCTCGCTCGCCTACGCGGCCCTGCTCACGCGCTTTGGCGACTCGGAGCTGGCCCCGCACGCCATGTTCGAGGCGGGCAAGCTCAAGGCCGAGGCGGGCGAGAACGAGAAGGCCATCGAGATGTGGGTGCAGGCGCTCAAGAGCCACCCGGACCCGGCCATGGTGCAGGACGCCATCGCCCGGGCGCGCCGCCGCCTCGCCGCGACGACGCCGGAGAACATCGGCTCGCGCGTGTCGGCCTTCGCCAAGGTGCCCGCGCGGCCCGCGCGCACCTCGGTGGAGGCGGTGGGGGGCTCGGCCGCGGAAGCCGCGAGGGATCACGACTGA
- a CDS encoding DUF6929 family protein codes for MIHLHPRRTLTLRAPESPGAAAHVSAASGLVRVGGWLHVIADDSLALASFPLQGEEPGALVRLLPGELPLEHRERKARKPDFEALCLLGALTGAPWGALLAVPSGSTPGRVRGALVPLGANGSPEGPVREVDFQPLYAQLERELGPLNLEGAAVTGARLRLLNRGNGDAGTDAVVDLDLDRVLRALEAGRPALPDVVRAVRRWELGRAGPVRLSFTDASPLPDGRVVFTAAAEDTRDAYADGAVTGSAVGVLAPDGTPVFLDGVDAKVKLEGVDARVESGRIHLLLVSDADDPTRAAPLFEAVLEGVAG; via the coding sequence ATGATCCACCTCCACCCCCGACGGACCCTCACCCTGCGCGCGCCCGAGAGCCCCGGAGCCGCGGCGCATGTCTCCGCCGCGAGTGGCCTCGTGCGCGTGGGAGGCTGGCTCCACGTCATCGCGGATGACTCGCTGGCCCTGGCCTCCTTCCCCCTCCAGGGAGAGGAGCCGGGAGCGCTCGTGCGCCTGCTGCCGGGGGAGCTGCCGCTCGAGCACCGCGAGCGCAAGGCGCGCAAGCCGGACTTCGAGGCGCTCTGCCTGCTGGGAGCGCTGACGGGAGCGCCCTGGGGCGCGCTGCTGGCGGTGCCCTCGGGGAGCACGCCGGGGCGCGTGCGGGGCGCGCTGGTGCCGCTCGGGGCGAACGGGAGCCCGGAAGGCCCGGTGCGCGAGGTGGACTTCCAGCCCCTCTACGCGCAGCTCGAGCGGGAGCTGGGGCCGCTCAACCTCGAGGGGGCCGCGGTGACGGGCGCGCGCCTGCGCCTGCTCAACCGGGGCAATGGGGACGCGGGCACGGACGCGGTGGTGGACCTGGACCTGGACCGGGTGCTGCGCGCGCTGGAGGCGGGACGACCGGCCCTGCCGGACGTGGTGCGCGCCGTGCGCCGGTGGGAGCTGGGCCGCGCGGGTCCGGTGCGCCTGTCCTTCACGGACGCCTCCCCCCTGCCAGACGGGCGCGTCGTCTTCACCGCCGCGGCCGAGGACACGCGCGACGCGTACGCGGATGGCGCGGTGACGGGCTCGGCGGTGGGCGTGCTCGCGCCGGATGGCACCCCCGTGTTCCTCGACGGCGTGGACGCGAAGGTGAAGCTGGAGGGCGTGGACGCGCGCGTGGAGTCGGGCCGCATCCACCTGCTGCTCGTGTCGGACGCGGATGACCCGACCCGGGCCGCGCCCCTCTTCGAGGCCGTGCTGGAGGGCGTCGCCGGCTAG
- the hemL gene encoding glutamate-1-semialdehyde 2,1-aminomutase → MNHSQSKALFSRAQELIPGGVNSPVRAFRGVGGEPVFFKEGAGAWLTDVDGNRYVDLVGSWGPLILGHAWPPVVAAVTEAARRGTTFGAPTDAEVQFAELICATVPSVEKVRLVSSGTEATVAAIRLARGFTGRDHILKFEGCFHGAGDPFLVKAGSGVETLGLPDSPGVPAAVAGLTLTVPFNDLGAVERLFTERAKDIACAIIEPVVGNMGVLIPEEGYLQGLQALCRAHGVLFVLDEVMTGFRLARGGAQEVYGLRPDLSTFGKVVGGGMPLAAYGGRRDVMAKVAPEGPVYQSGTLSGNPVAVAAGLATLQALRSPGVYERLDAIGRELEAGLRAEAEEARVPVTINRVGSMITVFFTEGPVFDYASAKKSDTARYGRFFHLMLEEGVYLPPSQFESAFLSLSINEPEVAHILRASRRAFRALGQGS, encoded by the coding sequence ATGAACCACTCGCAGAGCAAGGCCCTCTTCTCGCGTGCGCAGGAGCTCATTCCGGGAGGGGTGAACTCACCGGTGCGCGCCTTTCGTGGCGTTGGTGGCGAGCCCGTCTTCTTCAAGGAGGGCGCGGGCGCGTGGCTGACGGACGTGGACGGCAACCGGTACGTGGACCTGGTGGGGAGCTGGGGTCCGCTCATCCTCGGCCACGCGTGGCCGCCGGTGGTCGCGGCCGTCACCGAGGCGGCGCGCCGGGGCACGACGTTCGGGGCGCCCACGGACGCGGAGGTGCAGTTCGCCGAGCTCATCTGCGCCACGGTGCCGAGCGTGGAGAAGGTGCGGCTGGTGTCCAGCGGCACGGAGGCCACGGTGGCGGCCATCCGGCTGGCGCGGGGCTTCACGGGCCGCGATCACATCCTCAAGTTCGAGGGCTGCTTCCACGGCGCGGGCGACCCCTTCCTGGTGAAGGCGGGCAGCGGCGTGGAGACGCTGGGACTGCCGGACTCGCCGGGGGTGCCCGCGGCGGTGGCGGGGCTCACGCTGACGGTGCCCTTCAATGACCTGGGGGCGGTGGAGCGGCTGTTCACCGAGCGCGCCAAGGACATCGCCTGCGCCATCATCGAGCCGGTGGTGGGCAACATGGGCGTGCTCATCCCCGAGGAGGGCTACCTCCAGGGGCTCCAGGCGCTGTGCCGGGCGCACGGGGTGCTCTTCGTGCTGGACGAGGTGATGACGGGCTTCCGGCTCGCGCGCGGTGGCGCCCAGGAGGTGTACGGGCTGCGGCCGGACCTGAGCACCTTCGGCAAGGTGGTGGGCGGCGGCATGCCGCTGGCGGCCTACGGCGGGCGGCGCGACGTCATGGCGAAGGTGGCGCCCGAGGGGCCGGTGTACCAGTCGGGCACGTTGTCGGGGAACCCCGTGGCGGTGGCCGCCGGCCTGGCGACGCTCCAGGCCCTGCGCTCACCGGGCGTGTACGAGCGCCTGGACGCGATTGGCCGGGAGCTGGAGGCGGGTCTGCGCGCGGAGGCGGAGGAGGCGCGCGTGCCCGTCACCATCAACCGCGTGGGCAGCATGATCACCGTCTTCTTCACCGAGGGGCCGGTGTTCGACTACGCGAGCGCGAAGAAGAGCGACACGGCGCGCTACGGCCGCTTCTTCCACCTCATGTTGGAGGAGGGCGTGTACCTGCCGCCCAGCCAGTTCGAGTCGGCCTTCCTGTCGCTGTCCATCAACGAGCCCGAGGTGGCGCACATCCTCCGGGCGTCTCGCCGGGCGTTCCGCGCGCTTGGACAAGGTTCCTGA
- a CDS encoding serine/threonine protein kinase: MDKVPEPQAPGPVSFGPYTLVRRIGYGGMGEVFLAREEALGRACVVKKVLPGLAGNAQFLARFRDEARVVRRLSHPNIARVWDMGEVAGELYLAMEYVAGKTLNRLAWRLRKQGRVLPVGLALLVAERMCQGLAHAHDVTDEQGHPLHLVHRDLSPANVCISYAGEVKIIDFGAAQSTLKEAQTAPSVVMGSLAYMAPEHARKQRVDRRADVYATGVVLWELLSWQPLAQQGDVVERWRRAAYPEWPPPSQHREGLSSRVDTVVMKALATEPDARFQDATAFARALRSVREELSPGLGDSDLARLMSDAFAREKRVEDGVLGELLRGRSSLRRPLTEKELPAFAPPTALAFEHRALDAPADFLPSSAVTLVEERPGPSLARSPTSREVRVAFDVDLTTHESAVGRRDEGSGLVRAVVEDDEDEVLAAAPAAAFWTGWRAGALFLAALVLGFLLVWLLA, translated from the coding sequence TTGGACAAGGTTCCTGAGCCACAGGCCCCAGGGCCCGTCTCCTTCGGCCCCTATACCCTGGTGCGGCGCATCGGGTACGGGGGCATGGGAGAGGTGTTCCTCGCTCGCGAGGAGGCGTTGGGCCGCGCCTGCGTGGTGAAGAAGGTGCTGCCGGGGCTCGCCGGCAACGCGCAGTTCCTCGCCCGCTTCCGCGACGAGGCGCGCGTGGTGCGGCGGCTGAGCCACCCCAACATCGCCCGCGTGTGGGACATGGGCGAGGTGGCCGGCGAGCTCTACCTCGCCATGGAGTACGTGGCCGGCAAGACGCTCAACCGGCTCGCCTGGCGCCTGCGCAAACAGGGCCGGGTGCTGCCCGTGGGGCTCGCCCTGCTCGTGGCCGAGCGCATGTGCCAGGGCCTCGCCCACGCGCACGACGTGACGGACGAGCAGGGCCACCCGCTGCACCTGGTGCACCGGGACCTGTCACCGGCCAACGTGTGCATCTCCTACGCGGGCGAGGTGAAGATCATCGACTTCGGCGCGGCGCAGTCCACGCTCAAGGAGGCCCAGACGGCGCCCAGCGTGGTGATGGGCAGCCTCGCGTACATGGCGCCGGAGCACGCGCGCAAGCAGCGCGTGGACCGGCGCGCGGACGTGTACGCCACGGGGGTGGTGCTCTGGGAATTGCTCTCCTGGCAGCCCCTGGCCCAGCAGGGCGACGTCGTCGAGCGCTGGCGCCGCGCGGCCTACCCCGAGTGGCCTCCTCCCAGCCAGCACCGCGAGGGCCTGTCCTCGCGCGTGGACACGGTGGTGATGAAGGCGCTGGCCACCGAGCCCGACGCGCGCTTCCAGGACGCCACGGCGTTCGCCCGCGCGCTGCGCTCGGTGCGCGAGGAGCTGTCGCCCGGCCTGGGCGACTCGGACCTGGCGCGGCTCATGAGCGATGCCTTCGCGCGCGAGAAGCGGGTGGAGGATGGCGTGCTCGGCGAGCTGCTCCGGGGCCGCTCCTCCCTGCGCCGCCCCCTCACCGAGAAGGAACTGCCCGCCTTCGCGCCTCCCACCGCGCTCGCCTTCGAGCACCGCGCGCTCGATGCGCCCGCGGACTTCCTGCCCTCCTCGGCGGTGACCCTGGTGGAGGAGCGGCCCGGGCCGTCCCTCGCCCGATCGCCCACCTCGCGCGAGGTGCGCGTGGCCTTCGACGTGGACCTCACCACGCACGAGTCCGCGGTGGGGCGGCGCGACGAGGGCTCCGGACTGGTCCGCGCCGTCGTGGAGGACGACGAGGACGAGGTGCTTGCCGCCGCCCCGGCAGCTGCGTTCTGGACAGGGTGGCGCGCGGGCGCGCTGTTCCTCGCCGCGCTCGTGCTGGGTTTCCTCCTGGTGTGGCTGCTGGCCTGA